One window of the Rosa rugosa chromosome 3, drRosRugo1.1, whole genome shotgun sequence genome contains the following:
- the LOC133740079 gene encoding uncharacterized protein LOC133740079 isoform X7, translated as MEQGSWPEPRAWGARGICLTTIYQQVFPHGMLLLRYSSSKNIQMMCFFLLDNKCLSSQFFLLETTCSNGFGYSTRHELSSSFQPP; from the exons ATGGAGCAGGGGAGTTGGCCTGAGCCTAGAGCTTGGGGTGCTCGCG GGATTTGTCTTACAACTATTTATCAACAAGTCTTCCCCCATGG GATGTTGCTGTTAAGGTATTCTTCAAGCAAGAATATCCAGATGATGTGCTTCTTTCTTTTAGACAACAA GTGCCTCTCATCTCAATTTTTCTTACTGGAGACGACGTGTTCAAATGGCTTTGGATATA GCACGAGGCATGAATTATCTTCATCATTTCAACCCCCTTAA
- the LOC133740079 gene encoding uncharacterized protein LOC133740079 isoform X4, translating to MEQGSWPEPRAWGARGICLTTIYQQVFPHGMLLLRYSSSKNIQMMCFFLLDNNTSWADRCLSSQFFLLETTCSNGFGYSTRHELSSSFQPP from the exons ATGGAGCAGGGGAGTTGGCCTGAGCCTAGAGCTTGGGGTGCTCGCG GGATTTGTCTTACAACTATTTATCAACAAGTCTTCCCCCATGG GATGTTGCTGTTAAGGTATTCTTCAAGCAAGAATATCCAGATGATGTGCTTCTTTCTTTTAGACAACAA CACTTCTTGGGCTGACAGGTGCCTCTCATCTCAATTTTTCTTACTGGAGACGACGTGTTCAAATGGCTTTGGATATA GCACGAGGCATGAATTATCTTCATCATTTCAACCCCCTTAA
- the LOC133740079 gene encoding uncharacterized protein LOC133740079 isoform X2, with amino-acid sequence MEQGSWPEPRAWGARGFCCGLEGMLFNIHVLSPFSFWTFMCRDLSYNYLSTSLPPWDVAVKVFFKQEYPDDVLLSFRQQVPLISIFLTGDDVFKWLWI; translated from the exons ATGGAGCAGGGGAGTTGGCCTGAGCCTAGAGCTTGGGGTGCTCGCG GATTTTGTTGTGGGTTGGAGGGTATGTTGTTTAACATTCATGTGCTTTCCCCCTTCTCATTCTGGACTTTTATGTGCAGGGATTTGTCTTACAACTATTTATCAACAAGTCTTCCCCCATGG GATGTTGCTGTTAAGGTATTCTTCAAGCAAGAATATCCAGATGATGTGCTTCTTTCTTTTAGACAACAA GTGCCTCTCATCTCAATTTTTCTTACTGGAGACGACGTGTTCAAATGGCTTTGGATATA G
- the LOC133740079 gene encoding uncharacterized protein LOC133740079 isoform X1: MEQGSWPEPRAWGARGFCCGLEGMLFNIHVLSPFSFWTFMCRDLSYNYLSTSLPPWVTSISELDDVAVKVFFKQEYPDDVLLSFRQQVPLISIFLTGDDVFKWLWI; encoded by the exons ATGGAGCAGGGGAGTTGGCCTGAGCCTAGAGCTTGGGGTGCTCGCG GATTTTGTTGTGGGTTGGAGGGTATGTTGTTTAACATTCATGTGCTTTCCCCCTTCTCATTCTGGACTTTTATGTGCAGGGATTTGTCTTACAACTATTTATCAACAAGTCTTCCCCCATGGGTAACCTCAATATCTGAGCTGGAT GATGTTGCTGTTAAGGTATTCTTCAAGCAAGAATATCCAGATGATGTGCTTCTTTCTTTTAGACAACAA GTGCCTCTCATCTCAATTTTTCTTACTGGAGACGACGTGTTCAAATGGCTTTGGATATA G
- the LOC133740079 gene encoding uncharacterized protein LOC133740079 isoform X6 yields the protein MSLKPHLVTTRSVLYSLTSKAKGSCIWDPEENRYLDFFVAYSAVNLDVAVKVFFKQEYPDDVLLSFRQQVPLISIFLTGDDVFKWLWI from the exons ATGAGTTTGAAACCCCATCTAG TTACCACTCGATCAGTGTTGTATTCTCTAACCTCTAAAGCGAAGGGATCATGCATATGGGATCCTGAGGAAAACAGATATCTTGACTTTTTTGTAGCTTACTCTGCTGTTAACCTG GATGTTGCTGTTAAGGTATTCTTCAAGCAAGAATATCCAGATGATGTGCTTCTTTCTTTTAGACAACAA GTGCCTCTCATCTCAATTTTTCTTACTGGAGACGACGTGTTCAAATGGCTTTGGATATA G
- the LOC133740079 gene encoding uncharacterized protein LOC133740079 isoform X3: MEQGSWPEPRAWGARGICLTTIYQQVFPHGMLLLRYSSSKNIQMMCFFLLDNNTSWADRCLSSQFFLLETTCSNGFGYSSVYISLDSWMHQFVFILS, encoded by the exons ATGGAGCAGGGGAGTTGGCCTGAGCCTAGAGCTTGGGGTGCTCGCG GGATTTGTCTTACAACTATTTATCAACAAGTCTTCCCCCATGG GATGTTGCTGTTAAGGTATTCTTCAAGCAAGAATATCCAGATGATGTGCTTCTTTCTTTTAGACAACAA CACTTCTTGGGCTGACAGGTGCCTCTCATCTCAATTTTTCTTACTGGAGACGACGTGTTCAAATGGCTTTGGATATA GCTCAGTTTATATCAGTCTAGATTCTTGGATGCATCAATTTGTGTTCATCTTGTCTTGA
- the LOC133740079 gene encoding uncharacterized protein LOC133740079 isoform X5, with protein sequence MEQGSWPEPRAWGARGICLTTIYQQVFPHGMLLLRYSSSKNIQMMCFFLLDNKCLSSQFFLLETTCSNGFGYSSVYISLDSWMHQFVFILS encoded by the exons ATGGAGCAGGGGAGTTGGCCTGAGCCTAGAGCTTGGGGTGCTCGCG GGATTTGTCTTACAACTATTTATCAACAAGTCTTCCCCCATGG GATGTTGCTGTTAAGGTATTCTTCAAGCAAGAATATCCAGATGATGTGCTTCTTTCTTTTAGACAACAA GTGCCTCTCATCTCAATTTTTCTTACTGGAGACGACGTGTTCAAATGGCTTTGGATATA GCTCAGTTTATATCAGTCTAGATTCTTGGATGCATCAATTTGTGTTCATCTTGTCTTGA
- the LOC133735417 gene encoding PH, RCC1 and FYVE domains-containing protein 1 yields MADLASYGNANRDIDQAIIALKKGAQLLKYGRKGKPKFCPFRLSSDESSLIWISSSGERTLKLASVSRIIPGQRTAVFQRYLRPEKDYLSFSLIYNNGKRSLDLICKDKVEAEVWIAGLKALISSGRGGRSKIDGWSDGGLYLDDSRDLTSNSPSDSSVSGTRDIGSPEISVSFKPNTSPKSFPPDNSPVSERSHVASDQTNMQVKGSGSDAFRVSVSSAPSTSSHGSTPDDCDALGDVYIWGEVICDSVVKIGADKNVNYLSPRADVLVPRPLESNVVLDVHHIACGVKHAALVTRQGEVFTWGEESGGRLGHGVGKDVAQPRLVESLAATSVDFASCGEFHSCAVTMAGELYTWGDGTHNAGLLGHGTDVSHWIPKRISGPLEGLQVASVSCGPWHTALVTSTGKLFTFGDGTFGVLGHGDRENVSYPREVDSLTGLRTIAVACGVWHTAAVVEVIATQSSASISSGKLFTWGDGDKNRLGHGDKEARLKPTCVPALIDYNFHKIACGHSLTVGLTTSGHVFTMGSTVYGQLGNPNSDGKIPCLVDDKLSGECIEEIACGAYHVAVLTSRNEVYTWGKGANGRLGHGDVEDRKTPTMVEGLKDRHVKYIGCGSHYTAAICLHKWVSGAEQSQCSACRQAFGFTRKRHNCYNCGLVHCHSCSSRKATRAALSPNPGKPYRVCDSCYVKLNKVLEPGSNNRKNVIPRLSGENKDRLDKADIRLYKSAVPSNVDLIKQLDSKAAKQGKKAETFSLVRSSQAPSLLQLKDVVMSAAVDLRRTVPKPVLTPSGVSSRSVSPFSRRPSPPRFATPVPTTSGLSFSKSIADSLKKTNELLNQEVLKLRSQVDSLRQRCELQEVELQNSTKKAQEAMTVAAEESAKSKAAKEVIKSLTAQLKDLAERLPPGVYDTESIKQAYPSYGLESNGIHYPDGDNHSRSSSMSNSYLISSMGIDSTTVNGSQGQTHSPRDSVGTNETNVQHNRELVTSNGMVNALDRLPNGGGSFQSVGSNLSVAVDGKDSGPFQDGENGTRSRNSALAVTGNTVEAEWIEQYEPGVYITLVALRDGTRDLKRVRFSRRRFGEHQAEIWWSENREKVYEKYNVRGSDKSSVSGSAARRSDGALSPASQQP; encoded by the exons ATGGCAGATCTTGCTAGCTACGGGAATGCCAACCGTGACATTGACCag GCAATAATTGCTTTGAAGAAGGGTGCTCAGTTACTGAAATATGGTCGTAAGGGAAAGCCAAAGTTTTGTCCATTTCGACTTTCTAGC GACGAATCATCTTTGATCTGGATTTCAAGTAGTGGAGAAAGAACTTTGAAGTTAGCTTCTGTCTCAAGAATTATTCCTGGGCAAAGAACT GCCGTTTTCCAACGATATCTGCGTCCTGAAAAGGATTATTTATCTTTTTCTCTTATATATAATAACGGAAAGCGTTCCCTTGATCTG atttgCAAGGATAAAGTCGAGGCAGAAGTGTGGATTGCTGGCCTCAAAGCACTTATATCCTCTGGTAGAGGTGGCCGCTCCAAAATTGATGGATGGAGTGATGGAGGCTTGTACCTTGAT GATAGCAGAGACTTGACATCAAATAGCCCTAGTGATAGTTCAGTTAGTGGTACGCGAGATATTGGGTCTCCTGAGATTTCTGTCAGTTTCAAACCAAATACTTCACCAAAGAGTTTTCCGCCTGACAATTCTCCGGTCTCTGAGAGGTCACATGTAGCATCAGACCAGACAAATATGCAAGTAAAAGGATCCGGTTCAGATGCATTTCGAGTTAGTGTTTCAAGTGCTCCCAGCACTTCAAGTCATGGTTCTACACCCGATGATTGTGATGCTCTAGGTGATGTATACATATGGGGTGAGGTCATTTGTGATAGTGTTGTTAAGATTGGAGCTGATAAAAATGTAAATTATTTGAGTCCCCGAGCAGATGTGCTTGTTCCTAGGCCATTAGAGTCCAATGTTGTTTTGGATGTACATCATATAGCCTGTGGGGTCAAGCATGCAGCCTTGGTCACAAGACAAGGTGAAGTTTTTACATGGGGTGAAGAATCTGGGGGACGACTTGGCCATGGTGTGGGGAAGGATGTTGCTCAACCCCGTCTAGTTGAATCTCTGGCAGCTACTAGTGTTGATTTTGCGTCATGTGGAGAATTTCATAGTTGTGCTGTTACAATGGCTGGGGAACTTTATACGTGGGGAGATGGTACACACAATGCTGGGCTTCTTGGTCATGGCACTGATGTCAGTCACTGGATACCAAAGAGAATTTCAGGTCCTCTTGAGGGACTTCAAGTTGCTTCTGTATCTTGTGGTCCATGGCATACAGCCTTGGTGACATCAACGGGGAAACTTTTTACATTTGGCGATGGAACATTTGGTGTCTTAGGCCATGGAGACAGAGAAAATGTTTCATATCCGAGAGAAGTAGATTCCCTAACAGGTTTGAGGACAATTGCTGTTGCATGTGGGGTATGGCACACTGCTGCTGTAGTAGAGGTTATTGCAACACAATCTAGTGCCAGTATTTCATCAGGTAAATTGTTTACTTGGGGTGATGGAGATAAAAATCGTCTTGGACATGGAGACAAGGAAGCCCGGCTTAAACCGACGTGTGTTCCAGCCCTTATTGATTACAATTTTCACAAAATTGCTTGCGGGCACAGTTTAACTGTTGGCTTGACAACATCAGGGCATGTCTTTACAATGGGTAGTACTGTTTATGGTCAGCTCGGAAATCCCAATTCTGATGGAAAAATACCTTGCTTAGTGGATGACAAACTTTCCGGGGAATGTATTGAAGAAATTGCTTGTGGTGCATATCATGTAGCAGTATTAACATCCAGAAATGAAGTTTATACATGGGGAAAAGGTGCTAATGGGAGGTTGGGGCATGGTGATGTTGAGGATCGAAAAACACCGACTATGGTCGAAGGTTTGAAGGATAGACATGTGAAATATATTGGTTGTGGTTCACACTATACAGCAGCTATATGTCTTCACAAATGGGTATCTGGTGCTGAGCAGTCACAGTGCTCTGCATGTAGACAGGCTTTTGGATTTACAAGGAAGAGGCATAATTGCTATAACTGTGGACTTGTGCACTGCCATTCATGTAGTTCCAGAAAAGCAACAAGAGCAGCACTGTCTCCTAATCCTGGAAAACCGTATCGAGTGTGTGATTCTTGTTATGTGAAATTGAACAAGGTGTTAGAACCTGGTAGTAATAATAGAAAGAATGTTATACCTCGCTTGTCTGGTGAGAACAAGGACAGATTGGACAAGGCTGACATAAGATTATACAAGTCTGCTGTACCTTCAAACGTGGATTTGATAAAGCAATTAGATAGCAAAGCAGCCAAGCAAGGAAAGAAAGCTGAGACATTTTCTCTTGTTCGCTCCTCTCAAGCACCTTCGCTGTTGCAATTAAAGGATGTAGTTATGTCAGCTGCTGTTGATCTGAGACGAACAGTTCCCAAACCAGTTCTTACACCATCTGGAGTAAGTTCGAGGTCTGTGTCGCCTTTCTCAAGGAGACCAAGCCCTCCTCGTTTTGCAACTCCTGTTCCTACAACATCTGGACTTTCCTTCTCGAAAAGTATCGCAGATAGTTTGAAGAAAACTAATGAGCTTTTGAATCAGGAAGTGCTAAAATTACGTTCACAG GTTGATAGCCTGAGACAGAGATGTGAACTTCAAGAAGTAGAGCTTCAGAATTCAACAAAGAAAGCTCAAGAAGCTATGACAGTGGCTGCAGAGGAATCTGCGAAATCTAAAGCGGCTAAAGAAGTTATAAAGTCACTAACTGCACAG CTCAAGGATTTGGCTGAAAGGCTGCCACCTGGGGTTTATGATACTGAGAGCATAAAGCAGGCATATCCATCTTATGGTTTGGAGTCAAATGGCATTCACTATCCAGATGGAGATAACCATTCAAGATCAAGTTCAATGAGCAATTCTTACTTAATTTCCTCCATGGGAATCGACTCAACTACAGTAAACGGAAGTCAAGGGCAGACTCATTCACCCAGGGATTCAGTAGGAACGAATGAAACTAACGTGCAACACAATAGGGAGCTGGTGACCTCCAATGGGATGGTAAATGCGCTAGATAGACTGCCCAATGGTGGCGGATCATTTCAGTCAGTTGGTAGTAATCTGTCGGTGGCTGTTGATGGCAAGGACTCTGGGCCTTTCCAAGATGGGGAGAATGGTACGAGATCTAGGAATTCTGCATTGGCTGTTACTGGTAATACAGTTGAGGCAGAATGGATTGAACAATATGAGCCTGGTGTTTACATAACTCTTGTGGCTCTTCGTGATGGAACTAGAGATCTCAAACGAGTGCGCTTCAG CCGGAGAAGATTTGGAGAACACCAAGCAGAGATTTGGTGGTCTGAGAATCGCGAAAAAGTGTACGAGAAGTACAACGTCCGTGGATCGGACAAGTCTTCAGTTTCTGGCTCAGCAGCACGTAGATCGGATGGAGCTCTCTCACCTGCATCCCAACAACCCTAg